One window from the genome of candidate division KSB1 bacterium encodes:
- a CDS encoding sodium/solute symporter (Members of the Solute:Sodium Symporter (SSS), TC 2.A.21 as described in tcdb.org, catalyze solute:Na+ symport. Known solutes for members of the family include sugars, amino acids, nucleosides, inositols, vitamins, urea or anions, depending on the system.), with the protein MQFGIWDIIVFIGFVVTVITVGMTKSKKAGASDQDYFLAGKSLMWWLIGFSLIAANISTEQFVGMSGNAASHVGLAIASYEWMAAVTLVIIAFTFLPYFLRAGIYTIPEFLEVRYNAAARTIMAVATLFIYMLLLGSVTYSGALTIRTITADTQFPISLAGGAMIIGLIAMIYVAAGGLKACAWADLIQGSALILGGAVIMIFAFIKLGRVQEAAQILDVNTGAVAIKEMSPGQGAFSRFWELNSVRMNMFLPKTDKVLPWTALLLGLWIPNFYYWGLNQYITQRTLGSKSLAQGQRGIVFAAFLKLLIPFVIVIPGIIAFNLFASDMKKEAIADNAAVLAKYVKANPQTQFVTVAESPSDETVSSWNGEGFLLAVYENDAAIRALRSRLNNLNNVLPIERSAFEKAKAEPNSLFDSDDKAFPSLYPAFYAELQAFNDKVKAASDKSPALLPAEKLIAYKYDTAMAHLLGKVLPRGVGLFGFVIAALLGAVVSSLAAMLNAASTIFTMDVFKKFLSPHAGQKTIVMLGRICVVVFTLIAVTLAPQLGNPKISNSIFTIIQEGQGFISPGILAVFVFGLLFRRAPAVAGVVGLITNMVVYGGLKLFAPQIQFLNRMAICFALCLAIMGVITLVKPLKEPIRFETKSEIDLTPSKYAPVAGAAVIVLTLILYLLFSPLVFAR; encoded by the coding sequence ATGCAGTTCGGAATCTGGGACATTATCGTATTCATCGGCTTTGTCGTGACCGTCATCACCGTCGGCATGACGAAAAGCAAAAAGGCCGGTGCGAGCGATCAAGACTACTTTTTGGCCGGCAAGAGCCTCATGTGGTGGCTGATCGGTTTTTCGTTGATTGCCGCCAATATTTCCACCGAGCAGTTTGTCGGTATGAGCGGCAACGCCGCCAGTCATGTCGGTCTAGCCATCGCCAGCTATGAATGGATGGCCGCCGTCACGCTGGTGATCATTGCCTTTACCTTTTTGCCGTACTTTTTACGCGCCGGAATTTACACCATTCCCGAATTCCTCGAGGTGCGCTACAATGCGGCGGCGCGCACCATTATGGCCGTGGCGACGCTGTTCATTTACATGCTGCTGCTCGGTTCGGTGACCTATTCGGGCGCCCTGACCATCCGCACCATCACCGCGGACACGCAATTTCCCATTTCCCTGGCCGGCGGAGCCATGATCATCGGTCTGATCGCCATGATCTACGTAGCGGCCGGCGGCCTAAAGGCCTGCGCCTGGGCCGATTTGATTCAGGGCAGCGCGCTGATCCTCGGCGGCGCGGTGATCATGATCTTTGCATTCATCAAGCTCGGGCGCGTGCAGGAAGCGGCGCAGATTCTCGACGTCAACACCGGCGCCGTGGCAATAAAAGAGATGAGCCCCGGACAAGGAGCCTTCAGCCGCTTTTGGGAACTCAATTCCGTGCGCATGAACATGTTTCTGCCGAAAACCGACAAAGTTCTCCCGTGGACGGCGCTGCTGCTCGGCCTGTGGATTCCGAACTTTTACTATTGGGGACTCAATCAGTACATCACCCAGCGCACGCTCGGTTCCAAGTCGCTGGCTCAGGGTCAGCGCGGAATTGTTTTTGCCGCTTTTTTAAAGCTGTTGATCCCCTTTGTCATCGTCATCCCCGGCATCATTGCCTTTAATTTGTTTGCTTCCGATATGAAAAAAGAGGCGATTGCCGACAATGCCGCGGTTTTGGCCAAATACGTCAAGGCCAACCCGCAGACGCAGTTCGTAACCGTGGCCGAATCTCCTTCGGACGAAACGGTTTCCAGCTGGAACGGGGAAGGCTTTTTGCTTGCCGTTTACGAAAACGACGCGGCGATTCGCGCCCTGCGCAGCCGTCTGAACAATTTGAACAACGTGCTGCCGATCGAGCGCTCGGCTTTCGAAAAGGCAAAGGCGGAACCCAACTCGTTGTTCGACAGCGACGACAAGGCGTTTCCTTCGCTTTATCCGGCCTTTTATGCCGAACTGCAGGCTTTTAACGACAAAGTCAAGGCCGCAAGCGATAAATCGCCCGCTCTTCTCCCGGCCGAAAAACTCATCGCCTACAAATACGACACGGCGATGGCGCATCTCCTCGGCAAAGTCCTGCCCCGCGGCGTGGGTCTTTTCGGCTTTGTCATTGCCGCCCTGCTGGGAGCGGTCGTCAGCTCGCTGGCGGCCATGCTGAACGCCGCCTCGACCATCTTTACGATGGACGTATTCAAGAAATTTCTCTCTCCCCATGCCGGACAAAAAACCATTGTGATGCTCGGCCGCATTTGCGTGGTCGTCTTTACCTTGATTGCCGTCACCTTGGCGCCGCAGCTGGGCAATCCCAAGATCAGCAACAGCATCTTTACCATTATCCAGGAAGGTCAAGGATTCATTTCCCCCGGCATTTTGGCGGTTTTCGTGTTCGGTCTGCTGTTCCGACGCGCGCCGGCCGTTGCGGGAGTGGTCGGATTGATTACCAATATGGTGGTTTACGGCGGGCTCAAGCTGTTTGCGCCGCAGATTCAATTCCTCAACCGCATGGCCATCTGTTTTGCGCTCTGCCTGGCCATTATGGGTGTGATCACCCTGGTCAAGCCGCTCAAAGAGCCTATTCGTTTCGAGACCAAGTCCGAAATCGATTTGACGCCGTCGAAATATGCACCGGTGGCGGGTGCCGCGGTGATCGTTCTGACGCTCATTCTTTATCTCCTATTCAGTCCTCTGGTGTTTGCACGGTAA
- a CDS encoding bifunctional 4-hydroxy-2-oxoglutarate aldolase/2-dehydro-3-deoxy-phosphogluconate aldolase, producing the protein MAQKSRLDFYLTLLEDGLVPLFYTPDAATAKRVAAAAAAGGVRLLEFTHRGPGAHDVFKDLLAYCRAELPQLFVGVGSVLDAPTAAMYIAAGADFIVAPIFDEGTVRLCNRRKVAYIPGVGSATEISRAEEWGVEVVKVFPGAAVGGPDFVKSVLGPMPWSRMMPTGGVEATEESIKKWFKAGVCAVGIGGNLVTKEVLAGDFAFLTEKVRDCLGWIREFRTAEAGGKS; encoded by the coding sequence ATGGCTCAAAAAAGTCGATTGGACTTTTACCTGACCCTATTGGAAGACGGTCTGGTGCCGTTGTTCTACACGCCGGATGCGGCGACGGCCAAGCGTGTTGCGGCTGCGGCGGCCGCCGGGGGCGTCCGGCTGCTCGAGTTTACCCATCGCGGCCCCGGCGCTCATGATGTTTTTAAAGATTTGCTTGCCTATTGTCGCGCCGAACTGCCGCAGCTTTTTGTCGGAGTCGGCTCGGTGCTCGACGCGCCGACGGCTGCCATGTACATTGCCGCCGGCGCCGACTTTATTGTGGCGCCGATTTTCGACGAGGGGACGGTCCGCCTGTGCAATCGCCGCAAGGTCGCCTATATCCCCGGAGTCGGCAGCGCTACGGAAATCAGCCGCGCCGAAGAGTGGGGTGTGGAGGTGGTCAAGGTTTTCCCGGGCGCAGCGGTGGGCGGACCGGATTTCGTCAAAAGCGTGCTGGGGCCCATGCCCTGGTCGCGAATGATGCCGACCGGCGGCGTGGAGGCCACCGAGGAGAGCATCAAAAAATGGTTCAAGGCCGGCGTCTGCGCCGTCGGCATCGGCGGCAACCTGGTGACCAAAGAGGTTCTCGCCGGCGATTTCGCGTTTCTCACTGAAAAGGTGCGCGACTGTCTTGGGTGGATTCGCGAGTTTCGCACGGCAGAGGCCGGCGGTAAGAGTTAA
- a CDS encoding galactokinase, giving the protein MKNIILKKFQAHFNDTPRVFAAPGRVNLIGEHTDYNDGFVFPMAIGYYTWAAAAPTEDRKLYIRSENMNELIAVDLDNLKRRSHWSDYVAGVAWALEEEGIRLSGASILIESNVPVGAGLSSSAALEISSGLALLSTVGAEMDPVRLALLGQKAENQFVGMNCGIMDQFISLFAQPNHALFIDCRTLEHKPAPLPSEKVQVVICNTMIKHELGVSEYNKRRAQCEEGVRLISKTFPGIKALRDVTSDQFRQVEADLPEETAKRCRHVISENERTAAAYEALQQGDLKTFGRLMNESHDSLRDDYEVSCSELDLMVDIARAQKGVLGARMTGGGFGGCTVNLVENQYVDSFLEKVASEYEKRIHLKPEMIISTPAKGAYEVVD; this is encoded by the coding sequence ATGAAGAACATCATACTCAAAAAATTTCAGGCGCATTTCAACGATACTCCGCGGGTTTTCGCCGCTCCCGGGCGCGTCAATCTGATCGGCGAACACACAGACTATAACGACGGATTTGTTTTTCCCATGGCCATCGGCTATTATACTTGGGCCGCGGCGGCACCGACCGAAGACCGCAAGCTCTATATCCGCTCCGAAAACATGAACGAGCTCATCGCCGTCGATTTGGATAATCTTAAGCGGCGATCGCACTGGAGCGATTACGTGGCCGGTGTGGCTTGGGCGCTGGAAGAGGAGGGAATTCGGCTTTCCGGCGCCTCGATTCTCATCGAAAGCAACGTGCCGGTGGGCGCCGGATTGAGCTCGTCCGCGGCGCTGGAGATTTCTTCCGGACTGGCGCTCCTCAGCACGGTGGGAGCCGAGATGGATCCCGTACGTCTCGCCTTGTTGGGGCAAAAGGCAGAAAATCAGTTCGTCGGCATGAACTGCGGCATCATGGATCAGTTCATTTCCTTGTTTGCTCAGCCCAATCATGCGCTCTTTATCGATTGCCGAACGCTCGAGCATAAACCGGCGCCTTTGCCCTCCGAAAAGGTGCAGGTGGTGATCTGTAACACCATGATCAAGCACGAGCTCGGCGTCTCCGAATACAACAAGCGCCGGGCGCAGTGCGAGGAGGGAGTCCGGCTGATAAGCAAGACTTTTCCCGGCATCAAAGCGCTGCGCGATGTGACCAGCGATCAGTTTAGGCAGGTCGAAGCTGATCTGCCGGAAGAGACGGCCAAGAGATGCCGGCACGTGATCAGCGAAAATGAACGCACCGCTGCGGCTTATGAGGCTCTGCAGCAGGGAGATTTAAAGACGTTCGGCCGCCTGATGAACGAGTCGCATGACAGCCTGCGCGACGACTATGAGGTGAGCTGTTCGGAATTGGATCTGATGGTCGACATTGCGCGGGCGCAAAAGGGCGTGCTGGGCGCCAGAATGACCGGCGGCGGCTTCGGCGGCTGCACCGTTAATCTGGTCGAAAACCAATACGTGGACAGCTTTCTCGAAAAAGTCGCAAGCGAATACGAAAAACGCATCCACCTCAAGCCGGAAATGATCATTTCGACGCCTGCCAAAGGCGCTTATGAAGTCGTCGATTGA